One region of Daphnia pulicaria isolate SC F1-1A chromosome 7, SC_F0-13Bv2, whole genome shotgun sequence genomic DNA includes:
- the LOC124349258 gene encoding uncharacterized protein LOC124349258 isoform X1, giving the protein MRVCCVVGCGRKYKRNDKDNNPKFYSIPIVKPCDPLTQLRRNEWLKRLNLSESSVTPKIKVCCAHFESGGPSYHLMKKDVDWAPNKNLEPQSKGDAVAQRAKRFIKISNLPKPEKRKRETNLSNTPAISLSLPVDTRLEVLADDAQVVETPAHSEGTDAQEVDLSEACNVSMLKQEVASLSARVALLESQKRDLELANQDLAERLADLATKAQMQGKLSIFK; this is encoded by the exons ATGAGGGTGTGTTGTGTAGTTGGATGTGGACGCAAGTATAAAAGAAACGATAAAGACAATAATCCTAAGTTCTATTCAATCCCAATCGTTAAACCCTGCGACCCATTAACCCAATTGAGAAGGAATGAATGGCTGAAACGATTGAATCTGTCAGAAAGTAGTGTAACacctaaaataaaagtttgttGTGCACATTTTGAGTCAG GAGGTCCAAGTTATCACCTGATGAAAAAGGATGTCGATTGGGCTCCTAACAAGAATCTTGAGCCACAATCAAAAGGAGATGCAGTGGCTCAGCGAGCCAAACGCTTCATTAAAATCTCTAACCTGCCAAAGCctgaaaaaaggaagagagaaacaa atttgtcaaatacaccagCTATCAGCTTATCTCTGCCAGTTGACACACGCTTGGAAGTCTTGGCAGATGATGCACAAGTTGTGGAGACACCAGCCCACTCAGAAG GAACTGATGCTCAAGAAGTTGACCTCAGTGAAGCATGTAATGTATCAATGCTGAAGCAAGAAGTCGCATCCCTTTCAGCTCGTGTAGCTTTGCTGGAATCACAGAAGCGTGACCTCGAGTTGGCCAATCAAGATTTAGCTGAACGATTGGCTGACTTGGCTACGAAAGCTCAAATGCAGGGAAAattatcaatttttaaatga
- the LOC124349258 gene encoding uncharacterized protein LOC124349258 isoform X2 — MRFVVFSVYMAKAIRNLSGFNKKNLVFLIRNISSKKLHSALGGPSYHLMKKDVDWAPNKNLEPQSKGDAVAQRAKRFIKISNLPKPEKRKRETNLSNTPAISLSLPVDTRLEVLADDAQVVETPAHSEGTDAQEVDLSEACNVSMLKQEVASLSARVALLESQKRDLELANQDLAERLADLATKAQMQGKLSIFK, encoded by the exons atGCGTTTTGTAGTTTTTTCCGTTTACATGGCAAAGGCCATAAGAAATCTAAGtggcttcaataaaaaaaatctagtgtttttaattcggaatatttcttcaaaaaaattacacaGTGCTCTAG GAGGTCCAAGTTATCACCTGATGAAAAAGGATGTCGATTGGGCTCCTAACAAGAATCTTGAGCCACAATCAAAAGGAGATGCAGTGGCTCAGCGAGCCAAACGCTTCATTAAAATCTCTAACCTGCCAAAGCctgaaaaaaggaagagagaaacaa atttgtcaaatacaccagCTATCAGCTTATCTCTGCCAGTTGACACACGCTTGGAAGTCTTGGCAGATGATGCACAAGTTGTGGAGACACCAGCCCACTCAGAAG GAACTGATGCTCAAGAAGTTGACCTCAGTGAAGCATGTAATGTATCAATGCTGAAGCAAGAAGTCGCATCCCTTTCAGCTCGTGTAGCTTTGCTGGAATCACAGAAGCGTGACCTCGAGTTGGCCAATCAAGATTTAGCTGAACGATTGGCTGACTTGGCTACGAAAGCTCAAATGCAGGGAAAattatcaatttttaaatga
- the LOC124349257 gene encoding tryptophan 2,3-dioxygenase-like yields the protein MSGNGCPMNNGFRSTDPQEGINMAEHSTGMMYGEYLQLDKILDGQRLMSEQLGSETVHDEHLFIVTHQAYELWFKQILYELDSVREMFSNEEIEERKMLEVLKRMNRIVLIWKLLRDQVMILETMTPLDFMEFREYLTPSSGFQSLQFRLLENKLGIRQEHRVRYNQSNYIKVFGNDKAAMIELERSESEPSLCELVQKWLERTPGLDEEHPSNFWTQYQQTVEALIRDQQKEAEATTDEPLKVHLLNECQKKKELFDSIFDVDIHNALVARGERRFSHKALQGAIMITFYRDEPRFNQPHQLLSILMDIDSLITKWRYNHVMLVQRMIGSQRIGTGGSSGYQYLRSTLSDRYKVFLDLFNLSTFILPRKHIPPLSRHMKTRLSIREEPHTQNRPSHSEDDNKSQSGSSTGGLETSGELSL from the exons ATGAGTGGCAACGGATGTCCAATGAACAACGGATTTAG GTCGACTGATCCCCAGGAAGGAATCAACATGGCCGAACATTCTACAGGGATGATGTACGGCGAATACTTAcag TTGGACAAGATCTTAGACGGCCAACGACTGATGAGTGAACAGCTTGGCAGTGAAACCGTTCACGACGAACACCTTTTCATCGTTACACATCAAG CCTACGAGTTGTGGTTCAAGCAGATTCTGTACGAATTGGATTCAGTCCGCGAAATGTTTTCTAACGag GAAATTGAAGAACGCAAAATGCTAGAAGTCCTCAAGAGAATGAATCGTATCGTTCTCATCtggaag TTGCTGAGAGATCAAGTAATGATTCTCGAGACGATGACGCCCCTGGATTTCATGGAATTCCGCGAATATTTAACGCCCAGCTCAGGCTTCCAAAGCCTCCAGTTCCGGCTGCTTGAGAACAAACTAGGAATACGACAG GAACATCGAGTGCGTTATAATCAATCAAATTACATCAAAGTATTTGGTAACGATAAAGCCGCCATGATCGAGCTGGAGCGATCGGAAAGTGAACCTTCACTCTGCGAATTGGTTCAAAAGTGGCTGGAGAGGACACCTGGTTTGGACGAAGAGCACCCCAGTAATTTCTGGACCCAATATCAACAAACTGTTGAAGCTTTGATCAGAGATCAGCAAAAAGAAGCCGAG GCGACGACGGATGAACCGTTGAAAGTGCATTTGCTGAACGAGtgccagaagaagaaggagcttTTCGACTCCATCTTCGATGTAGACATTCACAATGCTCTGGTTGCGCGCGGGGAGAGGCGTTTCAGCCACAAGGCTCTTCAG GGAGCCATCATGATCACTTTTTACCGGGACGAACCGCGCTTCAATCAGCCGCACCAACTTCTCAGCATTTTGATGGATATCGATTCTCTAATTACCAAATGGCGCT ACAATCACGTTATGTTGGTCCAGCGGATGATTGGGTCTCAGCGTATCGGGACAGGTGGATCAAGCGGCTATCAATACCTGCGATCAACTTTGAG TGATCGCTACAAGGTGTTCTTGGACTTGTTCAACCTGTCGACGTTTATTCTGCCGCGAAAACACATTCCGCCCCTATCGCGCCACATGAAGACTCGACTGTCCATTCGCGAGGAACCGCATACCCAGAATCGCCCTAGCCATAGCGAAGACGACAACAAATCACAGAGCGGCAGCAGTACTGGTGGACTAGAAACATCCGGAGAACTCTCACTCTAA
- the LOC124349233 gene encoding periostin-like — MKAISLLIVVLLCCASWFTVDAANKSKLPSWHIRFARQQGPNACVVEEVPGSKWKIWTECKYYLPRKICGQKTVLRFECCEGFHRVPGQEGCAGVKPLKNILETARELGATDFVQYVEESGLQKEWAREGAFTLFAPTNEAFANIPRELRARVDSFRGNIENPILRYHVSDRKVTSDTFQADQTIPTLYNGNRLRINKYSSGMLTVNCRTIVRKDQEATNGVVHIIDSLLDPGAVLSRDVSEIVTSDGRFSVLAKAMEESAFFNKLRSAGNAAITILAPSDEAFQKIPASRLDAIMKDKEARLALLQNHVLVHPLCTTAIIDDHSMRTFAGNRLRLECDSQGVSVEGSRMRNDFVLGSNGLVHMIDDVLLPNRAKNLLELAESQRLTTFMELVKIGGVEEAFSKFGAYTIFIPSEAAFYSLPDAVLQDMRSSQEKAQAAILYHATQGRVLTNKIKDSEIVMSLDEENPLRLSVYRKAIGVECAVIEKADMEGQNGVIHIINRVMIPANISAGDLLRREGNFKTFLQAMELVMTGSDALDFASGGISATFFVPTDAAFEELGTAAVANAMKNRSLLKTIVANHVVPGLFNSDSFRPHLIYKLPSMFGTLAVQRIETVLKVKEATVIKTDLMNTNGVIHVIDKVLMPEIDEEEAEPLVQ; from the exons ATGAAAGCCATCTCCCTGTTGATTGTCGTCCTGCTCTGCTGCGCTTCCTGGTTCACGGTGGATGCTGCCAACAAGTCCAAGTTGCCTTCGTGGCACATCCGATTCGCACGCCAGCAAGG ACCCAACGCCTGCGTGGTGGAAGAAGTGCCTGGAAGCAAATGGAAAATCTGGACAGAGTGTAAATACTATCTGCCCCGCAAGATCTGTGGCCAGAAAAC GGTACTTCGTTTCGAGTGCTGTGAAGGCTTCCATCGCGTACCGGGTCAAGAAGGATGCGCAGGAG TGAAGCCACTGAAGAACATTTTGGAAACGGCACGCGAGCTGGGAGCCACGGATTTCGTTCAATACGTCGAAGAATCCGGTCTGCAGAAAGAATGGGCCCGCGAAGGA GCATTTACGTTGTTCGCTCCGACCAACGAAGCCTTCGCCAACATACCGCGTGAATTGCGCGCCCGTGTCGACTCCTTCCGCGGCAACATCGAAAATCCGATCCTTCGTTACCACGTCTCCGATCGCAAAGTGACGTCTGATACCTTCCAGGCCGATCAGACCATACCGACACTCTACAACGGCAATCGCTTGCGTATCAACAAATATTCCAGCGGC ATGTTGACCGTCAACTGCCGCACGATAGTGCGAAAGGATCAAGAAGCCACCAACGGTGTTGTCCACATCATCGACAGTCTGCTAGACCCTGGTGCAGTCCTCAGTCGAGACGTTTCGGAGATTGTTACATCG GACGGCCGATTCTCGGTTCTGGCCAAAGCCATGGAAGAATCAGCTTTCTTCAATAAACTGCGGTCCGCCGGAAATGCAGCCATCACCATTCTGGCACCCTCGGATGAGGCCTTCCAAAAAATTCCGGCTTCCCGTCTCGATGCCATCATGAAGGATAAGGAAGCTCGATTGG CTTTGTTGCAGAACCACGTACTGGTGCACCCGTTATGCACAACGGCCATCATCGACGATCACAGCATGCGGACGTTCGCCGGTAATCGACTGCGCTTGGAATGCGACTCGCAGGGCGTCAGCGTCGAAGGGTCTCGTATGCGCAATGATTTCGTTCTCGGTTCCAACGGTTTAGTTCACATGATCGACGATGTCCTCCTACCCAACCGAG CTAAAAATCTTCTTGAGCTGGCCGAGTCGCAAAGACTCACTACCTTCATGGAACTGGTCAAAATTGGTGGAGTGGAAGAGGCATTTTCGAAATTCGGTGCCTACACCATCTTCATCCCTTCCGAAGCAGCTTTCTACT CTCTGCCGGATGCAGTTCTACAAGATATGCGTTCAAGTCAGGAAAAAGCTCAAGCGGCCATCCTCTACCACGCCACCCAGGGCAGGGTTCTCACCAACAAAATCAAGGATAGCGAG ATCGTCATGTCCCTCGACGAAGAGAATCCTCTCCGTTTGAGCGTCTACCGCAAAGCCATCGGAGTCGAATGCGCTGTCATCGAGAAGGCCGACATGGAAGGCCAGAACGGCGTCATTCACATCATCAACCGCGTCATGATTCCGGCCAACATTTCGGCTGGCGATTTACTGCGACGCGAAGGAAATTTTAA GACGTTCCTCCAAGCGATGGAATTGGTGATGACGGGCAGCGACGCTCTTGATTTCGCTTCGGGTGGCATATCGGCCACATTCTTCGTGCCCACCGATGCCGCTTTCGAGGAATTAGGAACGGCGGCGGTTGCAAATGCCATGAAGAATCGCTCTTTATTGAAAAcg ATTGTAGCCAATCACGTCGTCCCGGGCCTCTTCAACTCCGACTCCTTCAGACCGCATCTGATCTACAAGTTGCCATCGATGTTTGGCACACTAGCAGTTCAACGGATTGAGACAGTCCTCAAA GTGAAGGAAGCCACGGTCATCAAAACGGATTTGATGAACACGAACGGTGTCATCCACGTTATCGACAAAGTCTTGATGCCAGAAATCGACGAGGAGGAGGCCGAACCTCTCGTCCAGTAG
- the LOC124348735 gene encoding 1-acylglycerol-3-phosphate O-acyltransferase ABHD5-like: MVQAIEAWLTMVLGRRHFVLVGHSMGGYLVSAYALEHPERVAHLILADPWGFPAEDNLPLWMRPVKFISGLFNPMMASRLPGRLGRFLLRRVSGYLAEKFIGAVDDPYENITQYLRCCNSQIPTGETCMTQTIMARGGYQRARIPMVNPLQALEPNPPITSIYGPRSWIVREPGWILRESMIGVNVHVIDGAGHHVYADQKDEFNALVLRKCEETDPAGVGHR, translated from the exons ATGGTTCAAGCCATTGAGGCTTGGTTAACTATGGTGTTGGGTCGAAGacattttgttctggtcggACACAG TATGGGCGGTTACCTCGTTTCGGCTTACGCCCTAGAGCATCCCGAACGAGTTGCACACCTCATACTCGCAGACCCTTGGGGGTTTCCTGCTGAAGACAACCTTCCACTCTGGATGAGGCCAGTCAAATTCATCTCGGGGCTTTTTAACCCTATGATGGCTTCCCGATTGCCTGGTCGTTTAG GGCGATTTCTTTTGCGAAGAGTATCTGGCTATCTTGCCGAGAAGTTTATCGGAGCAGTCGACGATCCTTATGAGAATATTACTCAGTATCTTCGGTGTTGCAACTCTCAAATTCCAAC ggGAGAAACTTGCATGACCCAAACAATC ATGGCAAGGGGTGGTTATCAGCGTGCGAGAATCCCGATGGTAAATCCCCTCCAAGCACTAGAGCCAAACCCTCCCATCACGTCCATATATGGACCGAGGTCATGGATTGTGAGGGAGCCTGGATGGATTCTCAGGGAGAGTATGATCGGTGTCAACGTACAT GTAATTGATGGTGCCGGCCATCACGTGTACGCCGACCAAAAAGACGAATTCAATGCACTTGTTTTGAGAAAATGCGAGGAGACGGACCCTGCCGGAGTCGGGCATCGCTAA